From Bacteroidales bacterium:
ATATATGGAATAGCGGGTAAATTGCTTGTCGACCTGGTTGGCCTGATTTTTATTTTCATCACGCTGTCTGGAATCTTTTATTGGCTGGCACCGCATTTGTTGAAGAGGGTAAAGGAATCGTCGAAAAGCAGAATTAAAAAAGTTAACCGTTTTTCCCTGAAATGGCATAACCGGCTGGGCTACTGGTCAGTGCTTGTTTTACTTTTGACAAGCATAACTGGCATGTTCCTGCGTCCGCCTCTCCTTATTTCAATCGCAAATACCGAAGTGTCTAAAATCAAATATTCCAAACTGGATGACCCTAACACCTGGGACGACAAGTTTCGTGATCTGATGTATGATGAGGTTTTGAAGCGGTATGTGGTTGCAACATCGGATGGGATTTACTATTCCGATGATGAATTTGGTTCCGTTTTACGGAGATATTCTGTTCAGCCTCCTGTTAGCGTTATGGGAATCAATGTATTTGAGAAGGTGGCGACAGGCGGATACCTGGTTGGTAGTTTTTCCGGTATCTATCAATGGATTCCCAACGAAGGCATCATTATTGATTATTTTACGAAATTACCTTTGACCGAAGCCAGCCGGGATGGATCTCCTTTTGGAGCCATTTCCGTTTCCGGTTTTATCGGAATGACAGATGGCAGCCAGTTTGTATTTGATTATGGTGGTGGTGCGATCCGGCTTGGCGAATCGGGCATCTTCCCTCAAATGCCGGCCGAAGTCATCAAAAAGAGCCCCATTTCACTTTGGAATACATCCCAGGAAATTCATACAGGTCGTATATGGGAATTTCTTTTAGGTCCGTTTTATATTCTGATTGTGCCACTTACCGGATTAGCTTCGTTGCTGATATTGGTTACCGGATTTTTTTGCATGGTGGATACCTTATAGGAGGAAAACAAGAAATAAGAAAGTGGTGATGAACGTACCTTCACAACCCAATTCGCAATAATTTTTATTCCTCCCAGCTTAGCAACCGTCTTTCCCCTTCAAGTGACCTAATATCAGTAACATCCTGGCTCACTTCGATGGTTCCTTTGTATTCACCGGTTGATGAACGCAAAGCGATATAACGGATGTATATGAATTTCCCTTTCATAGTTATCCAGAAATTGGCTTCGCTTTTACTGCCGTTCCTGAACGCTTCAACGATCTGGTTGACGATATGAACGCTTTCCGGTGGATGGCAGTTTTGTACTTTCCTTCCTATAATTGCATTGGACCTTGGGAATATCCTGTGCTTGCCACCGGAAAAATAACGAACGGTATCTTCTTCGTCAACGAATGTGATATCTACCGGCAAGTTCTCAAAAAGTTGGATAATCTGTTCCCTTTTTAAAACTCCGGTATCCAGGTCAATCGTCCCGGATGCAATAGTTTTTTCTGTTTTATTGAACTCTGATTTTTTAGGCGGGTTTATATAACACCAGCCTGTTTCATGTGCCTGTACAAGCATATCCTGCCAGGCACTTTCCGGAATAGCCCTGTATGCAACCGGATAAACTATTTGCTCTTCCCTGAAAATAACAGGAAGTACCACAAAAAACAAGCGCCCTAACTCTTTATTGAACTGCGCCGGCTCAGTTGGGGAATCTATAAGGATTCTCTCCAGGTCATTTAGTGATTTGCGATAATCATCGTGAAATGACCACATCAGTTTAAGACAACCATATTGAGGGAATGTTCTTTCAATATATGGGAATAAAATATTTTCTTTTTTTACATAGTGAAGTTCATAAGCTCTCAGATCTTTAATATCCTGCAGTATTTGTAATGCATTGTAGCTTCTGTTCTCATCCGAACAACTTAAGAAAGTTTTTATATTAATACGTAGAACGGCAATAATCTTTTCCACAGCTCTGTTCTCTTGCATCATATAGCTTAGAAAATGGTCTTCGGAAGGCATTTGCCATTTCTGGTGTTTAAGCGATTTATAAAATATATTGATAAGTTTACCTACATTCTTCTTGACAGTTTCGAAAGGATATTGCTGAAGCAAAAAGTCTAATAATTGCATAGTTTCTGAAGAAGTAACTGCTTCAATGTCTGCTTTGTATTTCTCATACAGGTTTTTACCATTATTCCCTTCAATTAGTCCAGTGCTATAATTTTGAAGGTTTAGGTAATGCTCGGAAAAGTGAATAAGTTCTTCTGACATTGTGGCTACATTCCAGTTTATTATTTAAGCCTGGGTGAATACTTTTCTCCATTTCTTAGTATGTCGCGAGCCAGACTTTGTACATTTTCCTCTGTGACCAATTTAATGAGAGCATCCCTTATTAGAGCATATTTTTCATGAAGAGGGCAGGGGTTGTTATCATCGCATTGTTTCAAACCAAAACCACAACCATTGAACAGTTTGTCTCCTTCTGTAGCTATAATCAGTTTTTTTAAGGATAAATCAGGCTGTTTACTATCAAAATAGAATCCGCCTCCTTTTCCTTTCTGTGATTTAACAAATCCTTGTCTGACTAATCGCTGTAATATTTTAGCTGTATAAAAATAAGGTGCATCAATTTGTTCAGAGATTTCAGCAATACCAGGCCTTTTGCCATCAGAGTTCTGCATCTGAATATAAACTAAACCCCTAAGTGCATATTCAGTTTCTTTATTAAACATTTTTTTTCCTTTAGAAGGATAAATTATTCTATGCAAAGGTATTAAAATATTTTTGTTAAATAATAAAAGACCTTTTTGTATTTTAATCGTTTTTATATATATATTTGTCACCGAAGTTTAAATCTAAATCTATGAAGTTTGAGTCAAATATAGAAATAACAATTGGCGAAATTGTTGCCAAGGATTTCCGTGCTGCAAAATTATTCAAGGAAGCTGGTATCGATTTCTGCTGTGGAGGGTATAAATTTCTTTCTGAGGCCTGCAAGGAAAAGGGTTCAGATTTAGCAGCAATAATTAAGCAACTCAATCTTCTAACTGAACGGCCTTTAGGCGGAACAATAAATTTTAATGAATGGGAACTTGGTTTCTTAAGTGACTACATAATTAATACTCATCATAATTTTGTCCGAAGAAACTTGCCTGAATTATCTTTTTATACTCAGAAAATAGCCCAGGTTCATGGTGATCACCATCCTGAGTTATTGGAAGTTGCTGAGTTATTTGCTCAAATTCAGAAAGAGCTGTTGCAGCATTTGATAAAAGAAGAAGAAATAGTGTTTCCTGCTATAAAAAAAGCCGAGGTTTCAGCTACTCCTGAGGTTAAAACAATCATCATTTCGGAAGTTAATTGTTTGCGGGGTGAACATGAGTTTGCAGGTGGTGCGATGGATAAGATAGCTGTTTTGACAAATAGATATCATATTCCTTCGGATGCATGTAACACATACCGGATATCTCTAAAGATGCTGGAACAATTCGAAAATGATCTTCATATTCATGTGCATCTCGAAAATAATATTTTGTACCCAAAAGCAATTAAACTAGCTGAGTAAAGCATTCCTTTCATGAAAACTGCAACCGAGAACCTTGAAAATGATCATGTGCATATACTTCGTCTGATAGAAGTTATGGAACAAATCACTGGATCCACAGATCCAAATACAGAACACATGGAAACGATAGTAAAAGTGATCCGTGGATTTGCCGATGGACTTCATCATGCCAAAGAAGAAAAATTCCTTTTTCCGTTGATGGTTCAGAAAGGTTTTTCGAACGAATCAGGTCCTGTAGCCGTCATGCTCCACGATCATATGCAGGGTCGGAATTTTGTCAAAGGAATGGCGGATCATATTGCACTGTTTAAACAAGGTGATTCGGGTGCATTAAATGCCATTATCAGCAATATGCTGGGTTATACTGAATTACTAAGGAATCATATCGCTAAAGAGAACACCGTGCTGTTCCGTTTGGCTGACAAAGTATTTTCACTTGCCGATCAGGAATTGTTATTGCTTGAGTTTAACAAAATTGAACTTGACCACTCAAATGGTTTAGTAGCGAACGATTTCCTTGCTCTAATCGATGAACTTGAAGATTCATATAATAAATGAGCCAGTACGATGCACTAAATTTTCAGCAAATAGATATCATCTAACCTAGTTCTAAATTCAATAAATTACAAAATGAGACATCTAATTTACAATTTCACTTTTCGAAGTCTAACCTTAATTGGAGTGATCCTATTATTTAATGCCTGTGGATCAAAAACAAACGCACCAGACAAAGCACAGGTTCAAGCTGCCAGTGTTGTTATTGACACCAAGGCATATAATGATAGCAAAGGAGTAGGAAAGTTTACCGAAGTTAAACTTGAAGTAATTGACCCTGCTAAGGCTGATTTGGGTAAAGTTGTATTCTCCACCAAATGCACCACATGCCATAAGTTATCTGCCGAGAAGTTCGTTGGTCCGGGGCTGGAAGGTGTCACTCAACGCAGAACACCTGAATGGATCATGAACATGATAACGAATCCTGAATTGATGATGAAATCCGATCCGGTAGCCAAAAAGTTGTATGAGGAGATGCTCACCCCAATGGCTAATCAGAATATTGGTGATGAAGACGCCAGAAATATTCTGGAATATCTTCGTCAGAATGACAATAAGTAAGAATCTCAATCCTCCAATAAAGTACTAACCCATTAATCGACTCTTATGAAAATATTCAGTCTAATACTGGTTGGAATGACCCTTATCGCTTTGATTGGCGGTTCATTCACATCATGTAAACCTAAAAAAGTTGGGAGCATGATGGCTGGAGATGCAGCACAAAAAGTGTATGTAGCACCTGGCAAGTTCGATGAATACTACCTCTTTACATCAGGTGGTTTTAGTGGCCAGCTCGGGGTTTACGGGCTTCCATCAGGCCGTCTTCTGAAAAATATTCCGGTGTTTTCACAGGATCCAACTACTGGTTGGGGATATACTGAAGAAACCCGGCCAATGCTTAATACATCATTTGGTTTTGTGCCGTGGGAGGACAGCCATCATCCGGAGCTAAGCAAAACCAATGGTGAAGACGATGGTCGTTGGATTTTTATAAATGGAAACAATACACCTCGTATTGCACGTATTGACCTCACTACATTTCGTACAGTTGATATAATTGAATTACCTAATGCCGGTGGAAATCATGCTTCGCCTTTTTGTACAGAGAATACTGAATATGTTGTTGGGAATTCCCGATTCTCAATTCCTGTTGATGGGAAAGATGATGTACCTATTGAAACATATAAGGAGAATTTTAAAGGAGCTGCTACTTTTGTAAAGGTTGATCCTCAAAGTGGAGAGATGAGCGTTGCTTTTCAGATTATTGTTCCCGGATTCAATTATGACCTGGCACATGCAGGCAAAGGTGTTTCACATGACTGGATGTTTTTTACCAGTTATAATTCAGAACAGGCACATAACCTCCTTGAAGTAAATGCAAGCCAGAATGACAAAGATTTTGTTATGGCAATAAACTGGAAAAAAGCGGAAGAATTGATTTCACAGGGAAAAGGTAAAAAAATTCCTGCTCGCTACATGCATAATATGTATGATGAAAAATCACATTCTGCTACTTCAAAAGAAGAAAAAGAAGTAACTGTCATTCTGGCAGAAGAAATGCCAGGCCTGGTGTATTATATGCCTTGCCCAAAGTCACCTCATGGTTGTGACGTAAGTCCTGATGGGAAATATATTGTGGCCAGTGGAAAATTAGCGGCTACAATTCCTGTATTCTCATTCGAGAAAATGATAAAAGCCATTGAAAGTAAGGCAATAGAGGGAGAAGTTTCTGGAATTCCGGTTTTGAAATATGATCAGGTACTGGCCGGTGAGGTTCAACAAACAGGACTAGGGGCCCTTACATACTGAATTCGACGATAAAGGCGTTGCCTATACTTCATTTTTTGTTTCATCGGAAATTGTAAAATGGGACCTGGAGAAGAGAGTGGTTGTTGATCGTGCTCCAACTTATTATTCTATTGGACATCTGTGTGTACCAGGGGGGGATTCACGCAAACCCAGCGGGAAGTATGTAATAGCATTAAATAAAATTACAAAGGATCGTTACTTACCTACCGGACCTGAATTAACTCAATCTGCTCAGCTTTTTGACATCAGTGGAGAGAAGATGACTTTACTCCTCGACTTCCCAACCATTGGGGAACCTCATTATGCCCAAGCTATTGCAGCCGATAAGATTGTAAAAAATTCGAAAAAATTCTTTAAAATTGAAGAAAACAGTAATCCTTTTGTTGCCAAATCGGAAGCTAAAGCGAAAGTTGTACGCAATGGTAACAGAGTTGATGTTTACATGATAGCTATCCGCTCACATCTTAATCCTGACAATATTGAAGGAATCAAACTTGGCGATGAAGTATACTTCCATGTTACAAACCTTGAACAGGATTGGGATGTGCCTCATGGGTTTGCAATTAAAGGTGCCAATAATGCAGAGCTGTTAATAATGCCCGGGGAAACAGCTACCCTTAAATGGATTCCAGCCCGGACAGGTATGTTCCCCTTTTACTGTACCGACTTTTGCTCAGCTTTGCACCAGGAAATGCAAGGTTACGCCAGGGTATCTCCAGCTTCGGCTAATGTTCCGCTTACATTCTCTGGTGGTGCTACTGCTAAATAAAAATGATTCATCTCCCGTGGCTTAATTAAAAACAATCATGCAGGGAAGGTTGAGATTTGTTTCTGAGAAAGCTAAATATCGATCTTCTCTGCTTTGATTTCACTTAAAGTTAAATTGGATAATGAAAAACAGTTCACGATTGATAATATTTATCTGCTCAACTCTGATGATCGGGGCATTTTTCTTTCCATTTTGGAAAATTATTCTCGAAGCACCCCAATATCCTGAAGGATTGGAGATGAAAATCTGGCTAAACAAAATTACTGGTGATGTGGAGAAAATAAATGGATTAAATCATTATATAGGCATGAAATTAATTCATAAGGATGAATTTCCGGAATTCAAAATTATGCCATGGGTACTGGCTTTGCTTATTGCTTTTGGCATGTTAGTGGCCGGCCTTCGCAAACGAAAATTATTATGGGCCTGGATCACATCTTTGATAGTTGCTGCGGGTATTGCCTTTTATGATTTTTATCAATGGCTTTATGATTATGGCCATAACCTGGACCCTCATGCGGCAATCAAAGTCCCTGGAATGAGTTATCAGCCACCTATGCTTGGATATAAACAACTGTTGAACTTTCTTGCTGGCTCTTTTCCCGATATAGGTGGATATCTCGTGATTTGCGCAGCACTTGTTATTGTTGGAGTAGCCTTATATGAGCAGGTTTACAACACAAACAGGCCTCATACTGACATTCGCCCTTAATACACACTTACTTTGGCATTTACACATGTGTTAGCAGCATTGTAAACAATCAGGTTGTTAAAAAACAAAAAAATAACAAACTATGAGAATAATCATCGGTCTATTTTTGATCTGCCTTCTGTCATCACAATTACATTCTCAAAGTACTGACACTATTCCATTTGAAGATGCTAATGGAAAATGGGGCATAAAAATACTTAGTTCTGGAAAAGTGTTAGTTGAACCTAAGTATCAGAATTTAGATTATCCCTATGAAGGCCTAATTAAGGCTCGTTTAAATGATAAAACAGGATTCATTGATTTTAATGGAAAGGTCATTGTTCCGTTTAAATATCATGATGCCAATTACTTCGCAGAAGGTCTGGCAGCGGTAAGTCAAGAAACAAAGTCAGGCTGGAAAATTGGTTTTGTTGATAAGACGGGTAAACTCGTTATTGAAATGAAGTATTACTCGATGTACTTGGATAGAACTAGATTTTATAATGGTGTAGCTGTTGTTGCAAAGGGAGAAAATAATGGGTATGGTATAATTGATAGAACTGGTTGCGAATTGACTCCTTTTATTTACACTTATATTAATCCCTTTGAAAATAGTATTGGTATTACAACTGTTAATAAATCTGGTAAATGGGCTCTGCTAAATAAAGCCGGAAAGGAGTTAACCCAATTCAAGTACGACAAATTAACAACCCCTTATTATTTTTCAGATGGGTTAATAAAAATGGAAGTAGGTGGTAAAATTGGGTTTGTTGATTATTTTGGTGAAGAAGTTGTTCCTCCTTACTTTGCAGAAGCAAGTGACTTTTCGGATGATTTATGCGCTGTAAGATCAGTTAGTAGATGGGGTTATATTGATAAAAAAGGTAATAACGTTATTAATTATCAATTCGATATCGCAAATCAATTTTCGGAAGGGCTTGCACTAGTCGTTTATATGGCACATGATGACGGTGTAAACAATTGGAAATGTATTGATAAATCCGGGAAAATAATTTTTGCTCTTAAAGGGGGACAACCAACCGAATATGGTTATTTTAGAAATGGACTATTATTAATACAAAATCAGGAAGAAAAGTATTTCTTCATCGGCAAAAAGGGAGTTCCATTATCAGAAGATATATATGACTATGCAGAGGGATTCTCAGAAGGACTCGCAGTCGTATGTCAGGATGGAAAATGTGGATATGTTGATACGACAGGTAAATTGGTCATTCCATTAAAATATACTGTTGCTTCACCATTTGTTGATGGTTTTGCAGGTGTGATTAGTTTGACTGAAACTGGACTTGAGCAAGAATTAATAATTGATAAGACAGGGAAAGTCGTTTTATCTAAATGAACATCCCAGCCAAACTATGAGAATGGTGATCAGATTGCACACCGCCACTAACACTGGTTTTGCGTCAGGCGGGGTGACTTACACACCAGAAGCTTTGTGCTTCTATTCAAGTTTAGCACTGGTTGACAATTTGTGCTTCGAAATCAGCCCGACTGCAAATCCCGAAAACGTTTGATTAACAAATTGCATTGTGATGAAACTCAGAGTAAAAATCATATATTCCTTTCCCCTTATCCTTTTGATGCTTATTGGCTCCTGTAAAAACGAAATGCGTCCAATAAATTATGGCAAGGATAATTGTGAGCTTTGTCGAATGACAGTAATGAATCCACAGTATGCCGCAGGATTGCTTACTTCAAAAGGAAAGGTTTATACTTTTGATGCAGGTGAATGTCTTGTGCGATATGTTAAAAAAAATGGAGTAAATGAAAAGGATCAATATTTCATGAGCGACTATAACAAACCAGGAAGTCTTGTGGATGCAACAACTGCTTTTTACCTGCATGGTGATAGTATTCAAAGTCCTATGGGTGGTAACCTCGCTTCTTTTAAGGACCTGACATCCGCAAAGGTAGCTCAGACGAGCCTTGGAGGACAGATTTTGTCCTGGAAGGATCTTATTAAATAATAATGAAACTAATAACTAAGCGCTTGAGTATTCGATTCGATGAAGGAAGCCCACCATTTAATTTCCTCCACTCTATAATGTTACATTATTTTGTTTCATGCAGTATAATTTTTTTTCTTACTTCTTTTTCCATCAGTGTTGTTGCCCGCGAGATTACTGTTAAATCCGGCACAAAGATCAACACTATTCAGAAAGCACTGAATTCAGCCCAAAACGGAGATATCATTAAAGTGACAGAATCAACCTATTATGTTGAAGATATCCTTATTGATAAATCAATCAGTCTGATCGGTATTGGCAAGCCTGTGCTCGACGGACAAAAGAAAAGCAATGTAATTATTATTTCAGCACCCCAGGTTACCATTAACGGCTTTGTGATCCGCAATAGCGGGTTTTCAAACATAAAGGATAAGGCTGGGATACGGGTAGAAAAATGTGATAGAGTTAAAATTCTTAATAACCTGCTTGAAAATACCTGTTTTGGTATCTATTTAGCAAAAGTTAACGGGGGAACAATCAGTGGGAATATTATTCGTGGTAATAACTCTGTAATACAGTCAGGAAACGGCATACATCTATGGTACTCAAACCATATCAATATTTATAACAATAAAATATACGGACAACGTGATGGCATTTATTTCGAATTTGCAACATTCTGTGAAATCAGCCATAATCTGAGTGAGAACAATCACCGGTACGGACTTCATTTCATGTTTTCTAATAACGACAACTATGCATATAATATTTTTAGGAACAACGGGAGTGGAGTAGCTGTTATGTATACTAAACATATCAGGATGATTAACAATACTTTCGAAAGAAACTGGGGAAGTTCATCTTATGGATTATTGTTGAAAGATATCAGTCGAAGCTATATCTCAAACAATACATTTGCTAAAAATACTTCAGGGATCTTCATGGAAGGGACTAATGAAGTTAAAGTGGAACGTAATAATTTTTTAAATAATGGACTGGCAGTCAGGATGTTGGCAAACTGTGAAAAAGACACCTTTCTTCTGAATAATTTTTTGGGAAATACTTTTGATTTTACAACAAATGGAAGTGAAAATCTCAATTATCTGAAGGGTAACTATTGGGATAAATACAGTGGTTACGACTTGAATCGCGACGGGAAGGGCGATCTGCCCTATAGGCCGGTTAGCCTCTATTCGCAGATTATCGAGAAACTTCCTTCAGCTGTCTTCCTGCTCAGAAGTTTTGTGGCAGAATTGCTGGATGAAGCGGAAAAGGCCTTACCATCCTTGTCATATGTAAACTTATATGATACTGAACCTTCAATGCACATAATTCGATAATGATCCAGATAGAAAGATTATATAAAAAGTATGGAAAAGTCAAGGCTCTGAAAGGAATCAACCTCACTTTTAATCTTGATCAGGTTGTAGCATTGGTGGGTCCGAATGCTTCCGGTAAGACTACCTTAATTAAATGTCTGTTAGGTATGGTGATACCTGATGAAGGCCGGATTCTGTTCGATGGGAAAGATATTAAAGGTGATGTGCAGTATAAAAAAAGAATAGGCTATATGCCCCAAATCGGCCGTTATCCGGATAACATGCTAATGGGCTACTTATTCGGTATGATGAAAGACCTGGGTAAAATCCGCCTGAAGGATAACTTTGATGAAGAACTGATAGTTACTTTTCATCTTGAAGAAATGTTTGGCAAACCAATGCGGGTGCTTTCAGGAGGTACAAGGCAAAAAGTAAGTGCAGCACTTGCATTCATGTTCAATCCTGATGTAATTATACTCGATGAGCCCACAGCCGGTCTTGACCCATTAGCTTCAGAAATCCTGAAACAAAAGATTCATAAAGAAAGAGAAGCTGGCAAACTCCTCATTGTAACTTCGCATATTATGAGTGAAGTCGAAGAAATTGCTGACAGCATAGCCTATATTGTTGAGGGGGAAGCATTATTTTACAAAAGCATAGCTGAAATTAAATCCGAATCGGGAGAAGAGAGGTTAGGAAAAGCGTTGTTCCATTTGCTAAAATAATCTGCTATGCGAAAAATTAGTAAATATGTTTTACATGACATTTTAAGAAATCGTATACTTGTGGCATATGTGGTACTGCTATCTTTAAGTTCTTTTGGTCTATTCTTGATGAATGAAGATGTATCCAAAGGACTTAGCAGCTTGCTTACAGTGCTTTTAATTGTGGTTCCCCTAGTAAGTATTCTATTCACGACCATATACTTCTTTAATTCTTACGAATTCATTGAATTGCTTGTATCGCAACCCTTGAAACGCAGTAATATTCTGTTAGGTGTCTATTGTGGTGTCGGACTTTCACTGCTGCTTGCATTCTGGTTAGGGATAGGTTTACCGGTACTAATCTTCGATGCAACTATTGTGGGCTGGTATTTCTTATTATCAGGTACTCTTCTAACTATGGTATTTGTATCCCTTGCATTTTTGGCATCGGTACTTACACGCGACAAAGCTCGAGGAATCGGAATCTCTGTGTTGCTATGGTTTTATTTCACGTTAATCTTTGATGGTATAATACTGATGGTGATGTTTGCCTTTTCAGATTATCCATTGGAAAAATTAACTATATTTATGAGTTGCTTTAATCCTGTTGATCTCGCTCGCATACTGGTGCTGTTAAAGATGGATATTTCTGCATTGATGGGTTACACTGGTGCAATTTTCAACCAGTTTTTCGGATCTTCCTTTGGTATAGTGCTTGCGGTTACAGTAATGCTTACCTGGGTTTTGGTTCCTATTGTAATCGCTTTACGGATATTCAAAGGAAAAAATTTGTGATACAAGTAGCTGATCCTATTAAAAAATCCCGGATTGAACATCAATACAACCCGGGATTTTTTTGTTGTTGGTTCACAATCTATCTTGCCGGTGGCAACAGAACCGCATCAATGACATGAATTATTCCATTGCTGCAAGGTACTGAAGCAACAATACCTGCGCCGTTCACTGTAACTTCTCCGTCTTTTACACCCATGGTGACTTTCCCCCCGTTAACCATACCGAGCGTTTGTCCATCTTTAAAGAATGATTGATCAAGTTTGCCAACATAAACATGATATTCGAGGATATTTCGCAAATCTGCTTTTTTCTCTGGCTTAACAAGTCCTTCAACGGTGCCCTTCGGTAACTTATTGAAAGCGTCATTGGTTGGTGCAAAAACTGTAAACGGACCCGCGTTCGACAATACATCAACATATTCAGCAGCTTGCAGGGCGGCTACCAGTGTTGTGTGATCTGCTGAACCAACAGCCACTTTAACAACGTCTTTTTGTGATGCATCATCCTCAACTCCGGATTGTCCGGAAAGAGGAACAGTTGTGGTTTTAGGGGCTGAACTGTTATTACTACTTTCTTTTACTCCGGAATTGCATGAGCTGATAACCAAAGAAATGGCCAGAAAGCCAACGAAAATGAATGTAATTGATTTTCTCATACGAAATAATTTTGGGTTATGAATATTGATTAAGGTATTAAGTACAAATATACTTAAATATAAAACAATAGCCTGTAATTATTAATATTAGAAGACCTTATTATCTTCTGTAATTATAAACAATTCGCTATCGTCGGATTCAAAATTTTCTGCATTCTGAACCCTGTATCCTTAAACATAGTTTTTGGCACTATCGGTAACCGGGCTTGTTTTATAAAGCTATTGCTGCCCTGATCTGTAAAAATATGGATTTACCTTAAAGGTTTATTACTCAAGAATGGTTGAATTTAGAAGAATGCAATACTTTTCAGAAAATGGAACGGATAAACTATCCAATCAGGGGCTCTAACAGTTTCTTATCAATTCTGCTTAAACCTGATGGCGTTTATCCGTTCCTATTAAACCATGAAAATATAAAAACAATTTCTGTGATCGGCTTATGCTTTAGGCAGCAAATCAGTTGTTCTTAATTTTGGAGCTTTGAAAATACCTAGCAATCCGTTTATCCCTACAGTCATGAT
This genomic window contains:
- a CDS encoding PepSY domain-containing protein — protein: MTSQILPKKDRMLKWFRKYHKWPGLIFALFILLFAVSGIIMNHRGIFSSVDVNRKWLPGNYKYNNWNMAAVKSAVKLPYDSLLVFGNIGIWKTDSSFNSFRDFNNGFPEGIDNRKIYSLIYTQNHRLIAGTLFGLFEYDNGWKKINIPVNEERIVKIIQKNDSLLVMTRSYLLIANINDKKLNFSKINVLAGEDSGDKVGLFRTIWVIHSGEIYGIAGKLLVDLVGLIFIFITLSGIFYWLAPHLLKRVKESSKSRIKKVNRFSLKWHNRLGYWSVLVLLLTSITGMFLRPPLLISIANTEVSKIKYSKLDDPNTWDDKFRDLMYDEVLKRYVVATSDGIYYSDDEFGSVLRRYSVQPPVSVMGINVFEKVATGGYLVGSFSGIYQWIPNEGIIIDYFTKLPLTEASRDGSPFGAISVSGFIGMTDGSQFVFDYGGGAIRLGESGIFPQMPAEVIKKSPISLWNTSQEIHTGRIWEFLLGPFYILIVPLTGLASLLILVTGFFCMVDTL
- a CDS encoding DUF438 domain-containing protein gives rise to the protein MSEELIHFSEHYLNLQNYSTGLIEGNNGKNLYEKYKADIEAVTSSETMQLLDFLLQQYPFETVKKNVGKLINIFYKSLKHQKWQMPSEDHFLSYMMQENRAVEKIIAVLRINIKTFLSCSDENRSYNALQILQDIKDLRAYELHYVKKENILFPYIERTFPQYGCLKLMWSFHDDYRKSLNDLERILIDSPTEPAQFNKELGRLFFVVLPVIFREEQIVYPVAYRAIPESAWQDMLVQAHETGWCYINPPKKSEFNKTEKTIASGTIDLDTGVLKREQIIQLFENLPVDITFVDEEDTVRYFSGGKHRIFPRSNAIIGRKVQNCHPPESVHIVNQIVEAFRNGSKSEANFWITMKGKFIYIRYIALRSSTGEYKGTIEVSQDVTDIRSLEGERRLLSWEE
- a CDS encoding Rrf2 family transcriptional regulator, which encodes MTNIYIKTIKIQKGLLLFNKNILIPLHRIIYPSKGKKMFNKETEYALRGLVYIQMQNSDGKRPGIAEISEQIDAPYFYTAKILQRLVRQGFVKSQKGKGGGFYFDSKQPDLSLKKLIIATEGDKLFNGCGFGLKQCDDNNPCPLHEKYALIRDALIKLVTEENVQSLARDILRNGEKYSPRLK
- the ric gene encoding iron-sulfur cluster repair di-iron protein, with protein sequence MKFESNIEITIGEIVAKDFRAAKLFKEAGIDFCCGGYKFLSEACKEKGSDLAAIIKQLNLLTERPLGGTINFNEWELGFLSDYIINTHHNFVRRNLPELSFYTQKIAQVHGDHHPELLEVAELFAQIQKELLQHLIKEEEIVFPAIKKAEVSATPEVKTIIISEVNCLRGEHEFAGGAMDKIAVLTNRYHIPSDACNTYRISLKMLEQFENDLHIHVHLENNILYPKAIKLAE
- a CDS encoding hemerythrin domain-containing protein translates to MKTATENLENDHVHILRLIEVMEQITGSTDPNTEHMETIVKVIRGFADGLHHAKEEKFLFPLMVQKGFSNESGPVAVMLHDHMQGRNFVKGMADHIALFKQGDSGALNAIISNMLGYTELLRNHIAKENTVLFRLADKVFSLADQELLLLEFNKIELDHSNGLVANDFLALIDELEDSYNK
- a CDS encoding c-type cytochrome produces the protein MRHLIYNFTFRSLTLIGVILLFNACGSKTNAPDKAQVQAASVVIDTKAYNDSKGVGKFTEVKLEVIDPAKADLGKVVFSTKCTTCHKLSAEKFVGPGLEGVTQRRTPEWIMNMITNPELMMKSDPVAKKLYEEMLTPMANQNIGDEDARNILEYLRQNDNK
- a CDS encoding WG repeat-containing protein — translated: MRIIIGLFLICLLSSQLHSQSTDTIPFEDANGKWGIKILSSGKVLVEPKYQNLDYPYEGLIKARLNDKTGFIDFNGKVIVPFKYHDANYFAEGLAAVSQETKSGWKIGFVDKTGKLVIEMKYYSMYLDRTRFYNGVAVVAKGENNGYGIIDRTGCELTPFIYTYINPFENSIGITTVNKSGKWALLNKAGKELTQFKYDKLTTPYYFSDGLIKMEVGGKIGFVDYFGEEVVPPYFAEASDFSDDLCAVRSVSRWGYIDKKGNNVINYQFDIANQFSEGLALVVYMAHDDGVNNWKCIDKSGKIIFALKGGQPTEYGYFRNGLLLIQNQEEKYFFIGKKGVPLSEDIYDYAEGFSEGLAVVCQDGKCGYVDTTGKLVIPLKYTVASPFVDGFAGVISLTETGLEQELIIDKTGKVVLSK
- a CDS encoding nitrous oxide reductase accessory protein NosL, producing MKLRVKIIYSFPLILLMLIGSCKNEMRPINYGKDNCELCRMTVMNPQYAAGLLTSKGKVYTFDAGECLVRYVKKNGVNEKDQYFMSDYNKPGSLVDATTAFYLHGDSIQSPMGGNLASFKDLTSAKVAQTSLGGQILSWKDLIK